TCCTTCCTTTTCCTCACTTACGATGAACAAAAGCAGTTGGACTTCGGTGTTGAGATCATCACCAAGATGGGCTATGATTGGAACCGCGGCCGGCAGGACAAAACTGTTCACCCCTTTTCCACCTCCTTCGGCTGGGGAGACGCACGCATCACCACACGTGTCTACCCCAATTTCCTATCACCTGCTCTCTTCGGCACCCTACACGAAACCGGGCATGCCATGTATGAGCTTGGTTCCGATAAATCCCTCGACCGCACGCCGTTATTCGGCGGGGTCTCTTCCGGGGTTCATGAATCCCAATCCCGCATGTGGGAGAACCTGGTTGGGCGTTCCATGCCGTTCTGGCAGCATTTCTATCCCCGTCTGCAGGAATACTTCCCCTCCCAAATAGGTAATCTCTCCCTCGAGAATTTCTACAAGGGCATCAACAAGGTCCAGCCCTCATTAATCCGCGTCGAAGCTGATGAAGCCACCTATAACCTGCACATCATGTTGCGCATGGAGCTCGAGATTGCTCTTATGGAAGGCACCCTGGTAGTAAAAGACCTGCCTGATGCCTGGAATACCCGTTCGCAGGAATATCTGGGCATCACACCTCCGGATAATAAACAAGGCGTCCTTCAGGATGTTCACTGGTCTGGTGGGATGATCGGTTACTTCCCCAGCTATGCGCTTGGCAACCTGATCGCCTCCCAACTTTGGGAGCTCATCAACCGCGACATCCCCGACCTGCCTGACCAGATCCGCCGTGGAGAATTCGCTCCATGGGTTGCCTGGCTGCGCGAGAAGGTCCATGTCCACGGATCAAAATTTGAGCCTCAGGAACTTATCCAACGCATAACGGGTAGTAAGATAGATCCTGCCCCGTACATGCGTTACCTTACAACCAAATTTAGCAAGATATACGACATTTAATCAACCGAGAGGACGAGGCTCTTTCGAAACAACTTCGCCATCGTTATGTACCGGTTCACCCTCGTCCTCTCCTTTATCCTACTGATCCTGCTTGGTGTGGGTTGTTCCAGGTTGCAGGAAACAACCGTACCCACCCCTCTCCCTTTAGATTACATCCCCACGGCCGTACAGCTCACCCTGCAGGCAGCCCAGACAGATACACCTGACGATATTCCCACCTCGACCTCCACTCCAACAAATATCCCATTTGCTTTTCCCACCATTCCTCAGCTGGATTCCCCCACGCCAGGTGGACCATTGCCTACTTCCCCGGCGAACAACCAGACCGTTACCTTAAGCCCAACCCCCTCAGCCACAGCCACATCGAACCCAAACGCCACAGCCACCCCGCGCCCTTCTCGCGCTCCCAGCCTCACCCCCACGCCTACCCTCCCCCCGGCAGGTGTGCAAATTAACTCACCCGGTCCCATGTCGCGTGTAGCCTCGCCTCTCAAGCTCACTGCCAATTTGCGTGCCGTGGCTTCTGGTTCCTACAATGTCGAGTTGTGGATCGAGCCTCTCCAGCCTGGTGGTGACCCACGCCTGCTCTATCGTGAGGTCGAACGGTTGATCAGCAACCCTGTGGAGTGGCTATACCTGGATCAGCACATCGAGTTCGAGCTCGACCGCGTCTCTGA
This sequence is a window from Anaerolineales bacterium. Protein-coding genes within it:
- a CDS encoding carboxypeptidase — its product is MQPEQQLQELKTHLGEVFDLMHAAALLSWDQQTYMPPGGTENRGQQLATLQQIAHKKSTSEEVGRLLDDLQPYVAQLDPDSFDARLVKVTKRAYDKEVKIPVDWVMEFVMVTTAAHEIWAKARATNDFPLFQPHLEKILELTHRYAEIFAPYDHPYDPAVDVFEPGLKTADIKAIFSALRPQQVELIRQIASRPQVDNSFLFLTYDEQKQLDFGVEIITKMGYDWNRGRQDKTVHPFSTSFGWGDARITTRVYPNFLSPALFGTLHETGHAMYELGSDKSLDRTPLFGGVSSGVHESQSRMWENLVGRSMPFWQHFYPRLQEYFPSQIGNLSLENFYKGINKVQPSLIRVEADEATYNLHIMLRMELEIALMEGTLVVKDLPDAWNTRSQEYLGITPPDNKQGVLQDVHWSGGMIGYFPSYALGNLIASQLWELINRDIPDLPDQIRRGEFAPWVAWLREKVHVHGSKFEPQELIQRITGSKIDPAPYMRYLTTKFSKIYDI